One region of Paraburkholderia phymatum STM815 genomic DNA includes:
- a CDS encoding AAA family ATPase, translated as MDFEIPESLVHPLLAMIEAGSPLARQLNQHGACHGSMVVSSRLFDARSLNTLYSLSKANNERALMFQMLALDNIYNAPQARAIPSLEQLVAGLIAYLTRDAIDGWLYSRAKDGTLLPWLVRRMRLVEPDQGTPYVVVDMLANTMQSANSERTEHHLRLSGMTTSLVINRHDIVDRTIPELLAEFGFYKECAEFKREYEGHAQRFLQFQPRFGAQFVVSKAAYTVDAKTGAELIRIPDGVSAKCVNDEETLERRFQSTADAAFWRAASVENGFDKVPLHCYVCLFHLEWHSPIWAHVQHMSEYCYQPALRDKLVLPTHHRDLIDILTSKTNVFVQDFVPGKSGGTTILCQGAPGLGKTLTAEVYSEVVGKPLYRVHSGQLGTTAASVGASLSGILQRATRWDAILLLDEADVYIRRRDNDLEHNAIVAEFLRTLEYFNGLLFMTTNRIDDVDDAILSRCIAKIHYETPPKADAMRLWKLLAEQLGADLDDDLIEALTNAWPRASGRDIKELLKLTTRYCRAKQIALSEEAFRTCALFRGHA; from the coding sequence ATGGACTTCGAAATACCGGAATCACTGGTGCATCCGTTGCTTGCGATGATCGAGGCGGGCTCGCCGCTCGCGCGACAACTCAATCAGCACGGTGCATGTCACGGCAGCATGGTGGTGTCGAGCAGGCTGTTCGATGCCCGCTCGCTGAATACGCTCTATTCGCTGAGCAAGGCGAACAACGAACGTGCGCTGATGTTCCAGATGCTCGCGCTCGACAACATCTACAATGCGCCGCAAGCGCGCGCAATTCCGAGCCTCGAGCAACTTGTGGCGGGGCTGATCGCGTACCTGACGCGCGACGCGATCGACGGCTGGCTGTACAGCCGTGCGAAGGACGGTACGCTGCTGCCGTGGCTCGTGCGTCGCATGCGGCTCGTGGAGCCCGATCAGGGCACACCGTACGTCGTCGTGGATATGCTGGCGAACACGATGCAATCCGCGAACTCCGAGCGCACCGAACATCATTTGCGGCTCTCGGGCATGACGACTTCGCTGGTCATCAACCGGCACGACATCGTCGACCGCACGATTCCCGAGTTGCTCGCCGAGTTCGGTTTCTATAAGGAATGCGCCGAATTCAAGCGCGAATACGAGGGGCATGCGCAGCGCTTCCTGCAATTTCAACCGCGTTTCGGTGCGCAGTTCGTGGTATCGAAAGCCGCTTACACAGTCGATGCAAAAACGGGCGCCGAGCTGATCCGCATTCCCGACGGCGTGAGTGCGAAGTGCGTGAACGACGAAGAGACGCTGGAGCGGCGCTTCCAGTCGACGGCCGACGCCGCATTCTGGCGCGCCGCGAGTGTCGAAAATGGCTTCGACAAGGTGCCGCTGCATTGCTACGTGTGCCTGTTCCATCTCGAATGGCACAGCCCGATCTGGGCGCACGTGCAGCACATGAGCGAATATTGCTATCAGCCGGCGTTGCGCGACAAGCTGGTGTTGCCGACGCATCATCGCGATCTGATCGACATTCTGACGTCGAAGACGAATGTGTTCGTGCAGGACTTCGTGCCGGGCAAATCGGGCGGCACGACGATTCTTTGCCAGGGCGCGCCGGGGCTGGGCAAGACCTTGACGGCCGAAGTCTATTCGGAAGTGGTCGGCAAGCCGCTGTATCGGGTGCATTCGGGTCAGCTCGGCACCACGGCAGCGTCGGTCGGTGCGTCGCTGTCGGGCATCCTGCAGCGCGCGACGCGCTGGGACGCGATTCTGCTGCTCGATGAAGCCGACGTCTATATCCGCCGACGCGACAACGACCTCGAGCACAATGCAATCGTCGCGGAGTTTCTGCGCACGCTCGAATACTTCAACGGCCTGCTGTTCATGACGACCAATCGCATCGACGATGTCGACGATGCGATTCTGTCGCGCTGCATCGCGAAGATACACTATGAAACGCCGCCGAAGGCCGACGCAATGCGCTTGTGGAAGCTCCTTGCCGAGCAGTTGGGCGCCGATCTCGACGATGACCTGATCGAAGCGCTGACGAATGCATGGCCAAGAGCTAGCGGGCGAGACATCAAGGAACTGCTGAAGCTGACCACGCGCTACTGCCGCGCCAAGCAGATCGCGCTTTCGGAGGAAGCGTTCAGAACCTGCGCGCTGTTTCGCGGACACGCGTGA
- a CDS encoding alpha/beta hydrolase, with amino-acid sequence MFDPSLLGRLTFTPTDAVKGPLPSGRNRLGIAADRDAILYVPAGLEPNARVPLFVMFHGAGGFPEKVLPFIEEHADRDKFLVLAPHSLYPTWDIVIGGSGPDLERLDRALVEVTSRYAIDPDRLAFAGFSDGASYALSMGITNGDIASHVIAFSGGFMSVFTQEGAPKVFIAHGIRDEQLSIETSGRANAAKLKAAGYDVQYVEFNGLHAIQPAVVGMAVRFFLG; translated from the coding sequence ATGTTCGATCCATCACTGCTCGGCCGCCTGACTTTCACACCCACCGACGCGGTCAAAGGACCGTTGCCGTCCGGCCGCAACCGGCTCGGCATCGCGGCCGACCGCGACGCGATCCTGTACGTGCCGGCCGGACTCGAACCGAACGCGCGCGTGCCGCTCTTCGTGATGTTTCATGGCGCAGGCGGCTTTCCGGAAAAAGTGCTGCCCTTTATCGAGGAGCACGCGGATCGCGACAAATTTCTCGTCCTCGCGCCACATTCGCTGTATCCGACGTGGGACATCGTAATCGGTGGCAGCGGGCCGGATCTGGAGCGGCTCGACCGCGCGCTCGTCGAAGTGACGTCGCGCTATGCGATCGATCCCGATCGTCTCGCCTTCGCAGGTTTCTCGGACGGCGCGAGCTACGCGCTGTCGATGGGCATCACCAACGGCGATATCGCGAGCCACGTGATCGCGTTCTCTGGCGGATTCATGTCCGTGTTCACACAGGAAGGCGCGCCCAAAGTCTTTATTGCGCACGGGATACGCGACGAACAACTGTCCATCGAAACCAGCGGCCGCGCGAACGCGGCCAAGCTGAAAGCGGCGGGCTACGACGTGCAATACGTGGAATTCAACGGACTGCATGCAATCCAGCCTGCCGTCGTCGGCATGGCTGTTCGGTTCTTCCTCGGCTAG